The Ciona intestinalis unplaced genomic scaffold, KH HT000034.2, whole genome shotgun sequence genome has a segment encoding these proteins:
- the LOC100186882 gene encoding protein arginine N-methyltransferase 1-like, translating into MECTINDGSTLQPAPKVLKCEESALTVNGAGDDAAKLVGKIPPEKMTSKDYYFDSYAHFGIHEEMLKDEVRTLTYRNSIYHNKHLFRGKVVLDVGCGTGVLSMFAAKAGAAKVIGIECSSIVDYAKKIVEANKLDHIVTLIKGKVEEVVLPVEKVDIILSEWMGYCLFYESMLNTVLYARDKWLAADGLIFPDKASLYVTAIEDRQYKDDKINWWDNVYGFDMSCIRDVAISEPLVDVVEPKQVMASACLVKEVDLYTVKDGDLEFSAPYHLRVARNDYMQALVSFFSVEFTKCHKRTGFTTAPEAPYTHWKQTVFYLRDYVTAKKGEEITGVFGMKPNDRNKRDLDITIDINFKGELCQLNESNVYQMR; encoded by the exons ATGGAATGCACAATCAATGACGGAAGTACTTTACAACCAGCACCAAag gttttaaaatgtgaaGAATCAGCTCTAACAGTGAATGGTGCTGGTGATGATGCAGCAAAACTTGTTGGTAAAATCCCTCCTGAAAAGATGACATCGAAGGATTATTACTTTGATTCTTATGCTCACTTTGGCATCCACGAG GAGATGCTGAAGGACGAAGTGCGCACATTGACTTATCGCAACTCCATCTACCACAACAAACATCTGTTTCGTGGGAAAGTTGTTCTCGATGTAGGATGTGGTACTGGTGTTTTATCCATGTTCGCTGCCAAGGCAGGAGCAGCCAAGGTTATCGGCATTGAATGCTCAAGCATTGTGGATTATGCAAAGAAAATTGTGGAAGCGAATAAACTTGACCATA TTGTAACTTTGATCAAGGGCAAAGTTGAAGAAGTTGTTCTTCCTGTTGAAAAAGTTGACATCATACTAAGTGAGTGGATGGGATATTGTCTCTTCTATGAATCCATGCTTAACACTGTGTTGTATGCACGAGACAAGTGGCTG GCAGCTGATGGTTTAATTTTCCCTGACAAAGCAAGTTTGTATGTTACTGCAATTGAGGATAGGCAATACAAGGATGACAAGATAAATTGGTGGGACAACGTGTACGGCTTCGATATGAGCTGCATAAGAGAT GTTGCGATATCAGAACCTCTTGTTGACGTGGTTGAACCAAAACAAGTCATGGCTTCCGCTTGTCTTGTAAAG GAGGTTGATCTGTACACAGTAAAAGATGGAGATTTGGAATTCAGTGCTCCCTATCATCTCCGTGTGGCTCGTAATGATTACATGCAAGCTCTTGTCTCCTTCTTTAGTGTTGAGTTCACAAAATGTCATAAACGAACTGGGTTTACCACAG CACCTGAAGCACCGTACACTCACTGGAAGCAAACAGTCTTCTATCTGCGTGATTATGTGACTGCAAAGAAAGGAGAGGAAATCACAGGAGTGTTTGGGATGAAACCAAACGATCGTAACAag AGAGATCTTGACATCACCATTGACATCAACTTCAAGGGAGAACTTTGTCAATTGAACGAATCAAACGTTTACCAGATGCGCTGA
- the LOC101242461 gene encoding uncharacterized protein LOC101242461, giving the protein MPRGANERDFLISESSAMLTHSMGAVEWEGEEDEDEEENQRIFVLQDQGSTGSTLMVLDVVLFLLDYVQMFALLQSLSLRWPWPYSWTTSFAFLFFFNLDIWEFAKLNSGSYIDARNGFVDSSAVAVNYRVMMLCWLIALIILTFSFFLMRWIFIHRLQSKKLNRLMKSLVVGMHVLALPIGVQIGKLFWCRPVSNVLDVDNTLVCWTAEHIVYVVISLLVAVVVFLVYPIWLAKVINTEVVTTGSKKHEAFMILKHCEQIFNLESSWNDRLFMSFASFRRFWVYYKPIHHVIKFLIICFYAFLFNSRLVQASLIFAVFLLLLITYIIKRPYRVTSFNFPLWLGTLCLASSAVIGAMKNIPDIQSVFLLPSYMEGELVLINVAWIVGYLCWVIYFLLRLYGVIWPKMPLFPSMIPSDMRMLNRDTQRYMVAVIKARYSLRAATKVPALLSPVHELSHHIKVVNALACEAEYLHDPLQSSLRDVLDDLIIIHTRLSPVSIFAETLKSYVQTTITRLTEVLPKFSRRLKQREFDLILVSPVRRRMLLKMFAVACFMSGKEGRSHTAGVKKLWSGSVSNLNDEGFHDDESVIVLEKIELKDKHESVEVYDKEVGTSMC; this is encoded by the coding sequence ATGCCAAGAGGGGCAAATGAAAGAGATTTCCTAATTTCAGAATCCTCAGCAATGCTCACGCATAGCATGGGAGCAGTGGAGTGGGAGGGAGAGGAGGATGAAGATGAAGAGGAAAATCAGAGAATCTTTGTTTTACAAGATCAAGGGAGTACCGGAAGCACTTTAATGGTCTTAgatgttgttttgttcttaCTGGATTATGTTCAAATGTTTGCATTGTTACAATCCTTGTCTCTTCGATGGCCATGGCCTTACTCATGGACAACCTCGTTTGCCTTTCTCTTCTTCTTTAATCTTGATATTTGGGAGTTTGCCAAGCTCAACAGTGGATCATACATTGATGCAAGGAATGGATTTGTTGATAGCTCAGCTGTTGCTGTGAATTACAGAGTGATGATGCTTTGCTGGTTAATTGCTCTTATAATTCTCACATTCTCGTTTTTCCTCATGCGGTGGATTTTCATTCACCGCTTGCAGagtaaaaagttaaacagaTTAATGAAAAGTCTGGTGGTGGGAATGCATGTGCTTGCCCTGCCCATTGGTGTCCAGATCGGGAAACTATTCTGGTGTCGACCTGTAAGCAATGTTCTTGATGTGGACAACACTTTAGTTTGCTGGACAGCTGAGCACATTGTGTATGTTGTAATATCTCTgcttgttgctgttgttgtgtTTCTTGTCTATCCAATTTGGTTGGCAAAAGTTATCAATACTGAAGTGGTGACCACAGGCTCAAAGAAGCATGAAGCATTCATGATACTTAAACATTGCGAACAGATTTTCAACCTTGAGTCTTCATGGAATGATCGACTTTTTATGAGTTTTGCTTCATTTCGAAGATTTTGGGTTTATTACAAACCAATACATCATGTAATAAAGTTTCTAATAATATGCTTTTATGCCTTTTTGTTTAACAGTAGACTGGTACAGGCCAGTTTAATTTTTGCAGTTTTCTTGCTTCTTTTGATTACATACATCATCAAACGGCCATATCGTGTCACATCTTTTAACTTTCCTCTCTGGCTTGGAACGCTTTGCCTTGCTTCATCTGCTGTGATCGGAGCCATGAAGAACATACCCGATATACAGAGTGTATTTCTGTTGCCATCTTATATGGAAGGAGAACTGGTTTTAATCAATGTTGCTTGGATAGTTGGGTATTTATGTTGGGTAATTTACTTTCTCCTTCGACTGTATGGAGTAATCTGGCCAAAAATGCCACTATTTCCAAGCATGATACCAAGTGACATGAGGATGTTAAATAGAGACACCCAGCGGTATATGGTTGCTGTTATCAAGGCTAGATACTCACTGAGAGCTGCTACTAAAGTTCCGGCACTTCTTTCTCCTGTACACGAGTTATCACATCATATAAAAGTGGTCAATGCACTCGCATGTGAAGCGGAGTACCTCCACGATCCTCTTCAGTCATCACTTCGGGATGTCCTAGATGATCTCATCATTATCCACACCCGACTTTCACCTGTCTCAATTTTTGCAGAAACTCTCAAATCTTACGTTCAAACCACGATCACCCGCCTTACAGAAGTCTTGCCGAAGTTCAGTCGTCGCTTGAAGCAGAGGGAGTTTGATTTGATCCTGGTATCACCCGTTCGCAGGAGGATGCTGTTAAAGATGTTTGCGGTTGCTTGTTTTATGAGCGGTAAAGAGGGAAGATCTCATACAGCTGGGGTGAAGAAGTTGTGGAGTGGCTCTGTATCCAATTTAAATGATGAGGGTTTCCATGATGATGAAAGTGTCATTGTTCTTGAAAAGATTGAATTGAAAGATAAACACGAGTCTGTGGAGGTTTATGACAAAGAAGTTGGAACTAGCATGTGTTAG